In the Muricauda sp. MAR_2010_75 genome, one interval contains:
- the accD gene encoding acetyl-CoA carboxylase, carboxyltransferase subunit beta: MSSWFKRKEKGIQTATEEKKDTPKGLWYKSPTGKIVESEDLAKNFYVSPEDDYHVRIGSKEYFEILFDDNKFKELDENMTSKDPLKFVDTKKYSERLKTVQQKTGLKDAVRTAVGKSMGKDIVIACMDFNFIGGSMGSVVGEKISRAIDVAKKKKIPFLMISKSGGARMMEAALSLMQLAKTSAKLAQLAEAKIPYISLCTDPTTGGTTASYAMLGDINIAEPGALIGFAGPRIVKDTVGKDLPEGFQTSEFLKEHGFLDFIVHRRDLKKKVNLYIDLITNQPIRN, encoded by the coding sequence ATGTCGTCTTGGTTTAAAAGAAAGGAAAAAGGAATACAGACCGCCACGGAGGAAAAAAAAGATACCCCCAAGGGGTTATGGTATAAATCCCCCACTGGAAAAATTGTTGAATCTGAAGACCTTGCCAAAAATTTCTATGTAAGTCCCGAGGATGATTACCATGTTAGAATAGGGAGCAAGGAGTACTTTGAAATTCTATTTGATGACAATAAGTTCAAGGAATTGGATGAAAACATGACTTCCAAGGATCCCTTGAAATTTGTGGACACCAAAAAATACTCGGAACGCTTAAAGACCGTGCAACAAAAAACGGGATTAAAGGATGCTGTCCGCACCGCCGTGGGAAAATCCATGGGCAAGGACATTGTTATTGCCTGTATGGACTTTAATTTTATTGGTGGTTCCATGGGAAGTGTTGTGGGTGAAAAGATTTCTAGGGCCATTGATGTGGCCAAAAAGAAAAAAATCCCATTCTTGATGATTTCAAAGTCAGGAGGTGCCCGAATGATGGAAGCTGCACTTTCCCTAATGCAATTGGCAAAGACATCAGCAAAATTGGCGCAATTGGCAGAGGCCAAAATTCCATACATTTCATTGTGTACCGATCCAACAACCGGGGGAACAACTGCCTCCTATGCCATGCTGGGGGACATCAACATTGCTGAACCAGGAGCACTGATCGGTTTTGCCGGACCCAGAATTGTAAAAGATACCGTTGGAAAAGACCTTCCAGAAGGTTTCCAGACCTCTGAATTTTTGAAAGAGCACGGGTTCTTGGATTTTATCGTTCACCGAAGGGATTTGAAAAAGAAAGTCAATCTCTATATCGATTTGATTACCAATCAACCCATAAGAAACTAA
- the ubiE gene encoding bifunctional demethylmenaquinone methyltransferase/2-methoxy-6-polyprenyl-1,4-benzoquinol methylase UbiE, whose protein sequence is MSKKVTPYKESQLGKKEQVRQMFDTISKNYDGLNRVISFGIDLKWRKRMVNLLKAKSPKTILDIATGTGDLAIAMTQTGAEKIVGLDISPGMLEVGKEKISEKNLQDTIEMVVGDSEDLPFDDNTFDAVTVGFGVRNFENLEKGLAEIYRVLKPTGTFMVLETSVPTKTPFKQGYRLYCNYILPTIGKLFSKDRSAYRYLSESASVFPHGEAFNNILAKTGFIGIENKPQTFGVASIYVATK, encoded by the coding sequence ATGTCAAAAAAAGTTACGCCTTACAAGGAATCACAACTTGGAAAAAAGGAACAGGTCCGCCAAATGTTCGATACCATTTCCAAGAATTATGACGGTCTCAACAGGGTCATTTCCTTTGGAATAGACCTTAAATGGCGTAAACGTATGGTAAACTTACTCAAGGCAAAATCTCCAAAAACCATCTTGGACATTGCTACGGGAACCGGAGACTTGGCCATTGCCATGACCCAAACCGGCGCCGAGAAAATTGTAGGATTGGATATTTCACCCGGCATGCTGGAAGTGGGAAAAGAAAAAATTTCAGAAAAAAACCTGCAGGATACCATAGAAATGGTGGTTGGGGACAGCGAAGATTTGCCGTTTGATGACAACACTTTTGATGCAGTAACGGTTGGCTTTGGGGTTCGGAATTTTGAGAACCTTGAAAAAGGGCTCGCAGAAATTTATAGGGTATTAAAGCCAACGGGGACTTTTATGGTCCTGGAGACTTCCGTGCCCACCAAAACACCATTTAAGCAAGGTTATCGTTTGTATTGCAACTACATTCTTCCCACAATCGGGAAATTGTTCTCCAAAGACCGTTCGGCCTACAGGTATTTGAGTGAATCTGCATCTGTTTTCCCCCACGGCGAGGCTTTCAACAATATTTTGGCCAAAACTGGGTTTATAGGAATAGAGAACAAACCCCAGACATTTGGAGTGGCCTCCATTTATGTCGCGACAAAATAG
- the rpsO gene encoding 30S ribosomal protein S15, whose translation MYLTKEVKAEIFKKHGGSESNTGSTEGQIALFTHRINHLTEHLKRNHKDYNTERSLVALVGKRRSLLDYLKKKDIEKYRSLIKELNIRK comes from the coding sequence ATGTATTTAACGAAAGAAGTAAAAGCCGAGATTTTCAAAAAACACGGCGGCTCTGAGAGCAACACCGGTTCTACGGAAGGTCAAATTGCATTGTTCACACACCGTATCAACCACTTAACAGAACACCTTAAAAGGAACCACAAGGATTACAACACTGAACGTTCTTTGGTGGCTTTGGTAGGTAAAAGACGTAGTCTTTTGGATTACCTAAAGAAAAAAGACATTGAAAAATATCGTTCCTTGATCAAGGAATTGAATATTAGAAAATAA
- a CDS encoding RNA methyltransferase codes for MVTKNQIKLVVSLKQKKYRSQHGLFVVEGEKTVNELLQWGLKPFKLFVDDSLNAEGFKGYELVSKTLLKQMSSLTNPSGVLGVFFMPEAKKNEDSDWMVALDAVRDPGNLGTIIRLCDWFGVKQLICSEDTVDCYNPKVLQATMGSIARVNIIYTNLEAYLKNTTVSVYGAFMDGEPVYDQKLPSNGILVMGNEANGISKEVSALITERISIPQFGEITTESLNVATATAILLNEVRR; via the coding sequence ATGGTTACGAAAAACCAAATTAAGCTAGTTGTAAGCCTAAAGCAAAAAAAGTACCGATCTCAACATGGCCTGTTTGTGGTGGAAGGCGAAAAAACGGTAAATGAGCTATTGCAATGGGGGTTGAAACCTTTTAAATTGTTTGTTGATGATTCGCTGAATGCGGAAGGTTTTAAAGGATACGAGCTGGTTTCCAAAACCCTATTGAAACAAATGAGCAGTTTAACCAATCCCAGTGGGGTGTTGGGGGTTTTCTTTATGCCCGAGGCCAAAAAAAATGAAGATTCCGATTGGATGGTGGCCTTGGATGCGGTACGAGACCCGGGAAATTTGGGAACCATAATCCGATTGTGCGATTGGTTTGGGGTAAAACAATTGATTTGTTCCGAAGATACAGTGGACTGCTATAATCCAAAAGTGCTTCAGGCCACTATGGGGTCCATTGCCAGGGTAAACATAATTTATACAAACCTTGAAGCGTATTTAAAAAATACAACAGTATCGGTTTACGGTGCTTTTATGGATGGGGAACCTGTATATGACCAAAAACTTCCTTCAAACGGAATTTTAGTGATGGGCAATGAGGCCAACGGGATTTCCAAAGAGGTCAGTGCGTTGATTACGGAGCGTATTTCAATTCCACAATTTGGAGAAATTACCACGGAAAGCCTTAACGTGGCCACGGCCACGGCCATTCTTCTGAATGAGGTTAGAAGATAG
- a CDS encoding BamA/TamA family outer membrane protein: MKGSLRLLCNWAKIGLLLLILTTAGCNTLKKVGEDELLLTKNNIRVDGEKVTDSEIKGLISQKPNSSVLGYPLRLNLYNLAKENPDSSFQNWLYRKEKREKRLNNLLSKKQVNRLQESFMVKGYSEFLKRIGEPPVVIDTSLTNKSVNRLEAYYNSKGYFNNSASYTIVDGKRKKRAELDYEVTLGKPFIIDTVQKNISSPELDSIYTISSRSSFVKKGEQFDLDNFTLERERLTNLFRNSGVYNFQESSINYDILRDTTLVSDDQLMDVQLNIRKFRSSADSTDTTDPYRIHRLKKINIYSDYLFGDEVDSLNSVEYENYTIYYKEKLRYRPKALTDAIFFEKDSIYRDLDRIRTYRQITNLNTFKYPNIEFIPDTTQAQLISNIYLAPRPKFSLNMNFDVTHSNIQQVGTAFSTSVITRNVFGGAETLNISARGSIGLLSDASLSNETFTSELGGDVNITFPRIWFPFNTEKIIPYYMLPQSRLLAGTNFQRNIGLDKQSLNSILSYNWSPTTRLRNNLELLNVEFVRNVNPDNFYNVYRNTFSNLDDLADDFQDNPEYASYFEYSDNETDPLRLIIPEGANGFVQAVLGNEIPVSEDQLDEVNSIEERRRRLTENNLIFATNFTHTKNSKSDINDLDFYQYRIKLESAGNMLSLIANAIPYNENDDGQLLVFGVPFSQYVKTELDYIRHWQVGDSQVIAFRSFLGMAVPYGNSNNIPFVRSYFAGGSNDNRAWNAYELGPGKTNNINDFNEANLKLAFNVEYRFPIAGDVKGALFADAGNIWNVFDSEKNPDAIFTDFSSLGDLALGSGLGLRYDFTYFVFRLDVGFKTYNPAEEGSDRWFSDYNLRKAVFNIGINYPF; encoded by the coding sequence ATGAAGGGTTCTTTACGTCTATTGTGCAACTGGGCAAAAATAGGATTATTGTTGCTTATATTGACCACTGCTGGTTGCAACACCCTTAAAAAGGTTGGTGAGGATGAGTTATTGCTCACCAAAAACAACATTCGGGTAGATGGTGAAAAGGTTACGGACAGTGAGATCAAAGGTCTTATTTCGCAAAAACCCAATAGTAGCGTTCTAGGATACCCCCTTCGACTGAACCTGTACAACCTGGCCAAGGAAAATCCAGATTCTTCTTTTCAGAATTGGCTGTACCGAAAGGAAAAACGCGAAAAAAGACTCAATAACCTGCTTTCCAAGAAACAGGTCAATAGGTTGCAAGAGTCCTTTATGGTAAAGGGATATAGTGAGTTTTTGAAACGAATCGGGGAACCTCCCGTGGTCATAGACACCTCCCTAACCAATAAATCCGTAAATAGATTAGAGGCCTATTACAATAGCAAGGGCTATTTTAACAACTCGGCTTCATATACCATTGTGGATGGAAAAAGAAAGAAAAGAGCCGAATTGGACTATGAAGTGACTTTGGGGAAACCCTTTATCATAGACACTGTTCAAAAAAACATAAGCTCTCCCGAACTGGATTCCATTTACACTATTTCTTCAAGGAGTTCTTTTGTAAAAAAAGGAGAACAATTTGATTTGGACAACTTTACCCTGGAACGTGAACGACTGACAAACTTGTTCCGAAACTCAGGAGTATACAACTTTCAGGAAAGTTCAATCAACTATGACATTTTAAGGGATACTACACTGGTATCGGATGACCAGTTGATGGATGTACAGCTCAACATAAGAAAGTTTAGGAGCTCCGCAGATAGTACGGACACTACCGATCCTTACCGCATCCACCGCCTTAAAAAAATCAACATCTATTCTGACTATTTGTTTGGGGATGAAGTGGACTCCTTAAATTCTGTGGAATACGAAAACTACACCATTTACTATAAGGAAAAACTTAGATATAGACCCAAGGCCTTAACAGATGCCATCTTCTTTGAAAAAGATAGTATCTACAGAGATTTGGACAGGATTCGAACCTACCGGCAGATTACCAACCTGAACACTTTTAAGTATCCCAACATTGAGTTTATCCCGGATACGACCCAAGCCCAATTGATCTCAAATATCTATCTGGCTCCTAGGCCCAAGTTTTCATTAAACATGAATTTTGATGTGACCCACTCCAACATTCAGCAGGTGGGGACGGCGTTCAGCACCTCGGTCATTACTAGAAACGTCTTTGGAGGGGCAGAAACTTTGAACATTTCTGCCAGGGGATCCATTGGCTTATTGAGTGATGCATCCCTATCCAATGAAACATTTACTTCAGAACTAGGTGGTGATGTAAACATCACCTTTCCCAGAATTTGGTTTCCCTTCAACACAGAAAAGATCATCCCCTATTACATGCTGCCCCAAAGTAGGCTGTTGGCGGGTACCAACTTTCAACGGAACATTGGTTTGGACAAACAATCCTTGAATTCCATCCTTTCCTATAACTGGTCGCCCACCACTAGGTTAAGAAACAACTTGGAACTATTGAACGTGGAGTTTGTACGGAATGTAAACCCGGACAATTTCTATAATGTATACCGAAACACTTTTTCCAATTTGGATGACCTTGCGGACGATTTTCAGGACAATCCCGAATATGCTTCCTATTTTGAATATTCAGACAATGAAACCGATCCGCTTCGCTTGATTATTCCTGAAGGTGCCAATGGCTTTGTACAGGCCGTTCTAGGCAATGAAATTCCCGTATCCGAAGATCAACTTGATGAGGTAAACAGCATCGAGGAGCGCAGAAGGCGCCTTACCGAGAACAATCTCATCTTTGCCACAAACTTTACCCATACCAAAAACAGCAAGTCAGACATCAATGATTTGGATTTTTACCAGTACCGAATAAAATTGGAAAGCGCTGGAAATATGCTTTCCTTGATCGCCAATGCCATTCCTTATAATGAAAATGATGATGGACAACTCCTGGTTTTTGGTGTTCCTTTTTCCCAATATGTAAAAACCGAACTTGATTATATAAGACATTGGCAAGTGGGCGATTCCCAAGTAATAGCCTTCAGGAGCTTCTTGGGCATGGCCGTTCCCTACGGAAACTCCAATAACATCCCCTTTGTGCGAAGTTACTTTGCAGGGGGTTCCAACGACAACAGAGCTTGGAATGCCTACGAATTGGGACCAGGAAAAACCAACAACATCAACGACTTTAACGAGGCCAATCTTAAGCTCGCCTTTAATGTGGAGTATCGTTTCCCCATAGCCGGTGATGTAAAAGGAGCCCTTTTTGCCGATGCAGGCAATATTTGGAACGTTTTCGACAGTGAAAAGAATCCCGATGCCATTTTTACTGACTTTTCATCCCTTGGGGATTTGGCACTGGGCTCTGGTTTGGGACTGCGCTACGATTTTACCTATTTTGTCTTTAGGCTGGATGTTGGGTTTAAGACCTACAATCCCGCTGAAGAAGGTTCGGATCGTTGGTTCAGTGATTACAACCTCAGGAAAGCTGTCTTCAATATCGGGATCAATTATCCTTTCTAG
- a CDS encoding polyribonucleotide nucleotidyltransferase — protein MIPKTFKEVIDLGDGREISIETGKLAKQAHGSVVVQSGKCMLLCTVVSNYQASDVDFLPLTVDYREKFAAAGRYPGGFFKREARPSDGEVLTMRLVDRVLRPLFPKDYHAETQVMIQLMSHDDEVMPDAMAGLAASAAIQLSDLPFECPISEVRVGRVDGQLIINPTRAQLEESDIDMVIGASADSVMMVEGEMSEISEEEMVEAIKFAHEAIKVQCAAQVKLAEAFGKKETREYELETEDEDLQKKIHDMAYDKVYEVAKAGSSKKERSEAFAAIKEEIKESFSEEELEEIGGLVSKYYHKAEKEAVRNLTLEEGLRLDGRKTNEIRPIWCEVDYLPSVHGSAIFTRGETQALATVTLGTSREANQIDMPSFEGEETFYLHYNFPPFSTGEARPIRGTSRREVGHGNLAQRALKGMIPEDCPYTVRVVSEVLESNGSSSMATVCSGTMALMDAGVQLKKPVSGIAMGLITDTETGKYAVLSDILGDEDHLGDMDFKVTGTADGITACQMDIKVKGLSYEILVKALMQANEGRMHILKELTDTIAEPRPEVKSYAPKIVTKIIPGEYIGALIGKGGEVIQELQKTTKTTIVINEDPDTEEGIVEILGTDQDGINAVLAKIDSLMFKPEVGSVYEVKVIKILDFGAVVEYVDAPGNEVLLHVSELAWERTENVTDVVNMGDVIDVKYFGIDPKTRKEKVSRKALLPKPEGYQERSRSNDRGGDRRGGGDRRGGNRDRDRKPRRD, from the coding sequence ATGATTCCAAAAACTTTTAAAGAGGTCATTGACCTCGGTGACGGTAGGGAAATCTCTATCGAAACCGGAAAATTGGCAAAACAGGCCCATGGTTCTGTGGTTGTCCAATCAGGCAAGTGTATGTTATTATGTACCGTTGTCTCCAATTATCAAGCTTCGGATGTGGACTTTTTGCCACTTACCGTGGATTATCGTGAAAAATTTGCCGCTGCTGGGCGTTATCCCGGCGGATTCTTTAAACGTGAGGCCAGACCCAGCGATGGCGAGGTCTTGACCATGCGTTTGGTGGACAGGGTATTGCGCCCATTATTCCCAAAAGATTATCATGCTGAAACTCAGGTGATGATTCAATTGATGTCGCACGACGACGAAGTAATGCCCGATGCAATGGCCGGATTGGCTGCTTCGGCTGCCATTCAATTGTCCGACCTTCCTTTTGAATGTCCCATATCTGAGGTTCGTGTAGGTCGAGTTGACGGTCAGTTGATCATCAACCCAACCCGTGCCCAACTGGAAGAATCGGATATTGATATGGTAATCGGTGCTTCTGCCGATTCAGTAATGATGGTTGAAGGTGAAATGAGTGAAATTTCCGAGGAGGAAATGGTTGAAGCCATCAAGTTCGCCCATGAGGCCATTAAAGTACAATGTGCCGCACAGGTGAAATTGGCCGAAGCCTTTGGCAAGAAAGAAACCAGAGAGTACGAGCTAGAAACTGAGGACGAAGATCTTCAGAAGAAAATCCACGATATGGCCTATGATAAGGTCTACGAAGTGGCCAAGGCCGGTTCTTCCAAAAAAGAGCGCAGCGAAGCTTTTGCTGCCATCAAGGAAGAAATCAAGGAAAGTTTTTCTGAAGAAGAGCTGGAGGAAATCGGTGGATTGGTTTCCAAGTACTATCACAAAGCCGAAAAAGAGGCCGTTCGTAACCTTACTTTAGAGGAAGGTCTTCGATTGGATGGTAGGAAAACCAATGAAATTCGCCCTATTTGGTGTGAAGTGGATTATTTGCCATCCGTACATGGATCGGCCATCTTCACCAGAGGGGAAACACAAGCATTGGCAACGGTAACTTTAGGTACTTCCCGTGAAGCCAATCAAATTGATATGCCGTCGTTTGAAGGTGAAGAAACCTTCTATTTGCACTACAACTTCCCTCCTTTTTCAACTGGGGAAGCAAGACCTATTCGTGGTACCTCCCGTAGGGAAGTGGGTCACGGAAACTTGGCCCAACGTGCACTTAAGGGCATGATTCCAGAGGATTGTCCATATACCGTTCGTGTGGTTTCCGAAGTATTGGAATCCAACGGTTCCTCTTCCATGGCCACCGTTTGTTCCGGAACCATGGCGTTGATGGATGCCGGGGTTCAATTGAAAAAACCAGTATCTGGTATTGCCATGGGATTGATCACCGATACCGAAACCGGCAAATATGCCGTTCTTTCGGATATTTTGGGTGATGAAGATCACTTGGGTGACATGGATTTTAAGGTAACGGGTACCGCAGATGGTATCACCGCTTGCCAAATGGACATTAAAGTAAAAGGTCTTTCCTATGAGATCTTGGTAAAAGCCTTGATGCAGGCCAATGAGGGTAGGATGCATATCCTAAAAGAATTGACCGACACTATCGCTGAACCAAGACCTGAGGTGAAATCCTACGCACCAAAAATTGTTACCAAAATCATTCCTGGAGAATATATTGGAGCACTTATTGGTAAAGGTGGAGAGGTTATTCAAGAGCTTCAAAAAACAACCAAAACAACCATTGTCATCAATGAAGACCCGGATACTGAAGAAGGTATTGTGGAGATTTTGGGTACAGATCAGGATGGTATCAATGCGGTATTGGCCAAAATTGATTCCTTAATGTTCAAGCCTGAAGTAGGTAGTGTTTACGAAGTAAAAGTTATCAAAATATTGGATTTTGGTGCTGTTGTGGAATACGTTGATGCTCCTGGAAACGAAGTGCTATTGCACGTTTCTGAATTGGCTTGGGAACGTACTGAAAACGTTACCGATGTGGTTAACATGGGCGATGTCATCGATGTGAAATACTTCGGTATAGACCCCAAGACCCGCAAGGAAAAGGTTTCCAGAAAAGCCTTGTTGCCAAAACCCGAAGGATACCAAGAACGATCTCGAAGCAATGACCGAGGTGGTGATCGCAGAGGCGGTGGTGACCGTAGAGGTGGAAATAGAGACAGGGATAGAAAACCCAGAAGGGATTAA
- a CDS encoding DUF6326 family protein: MLIDPKINVKIRLALFWIALMFLYIYNDILSLYQPGHVKELAEGYSQGMRFTQPILLGAAILMVLPGLMVLLCVTLKARANRLVNIIIGMFHILVLIATQFIGEQDLWFYWRFYELLELILLFLIIRLAWKWPSTE, encoded by the coding sequence ATGTTAATAGACCCTAAGATAAATGTAAAGATCAGGCTTGCCCTGTTTTGGATAGCATTGATGTTCTTATATATCTATAACGATATATTGTCTCTGTATCAGCCGGGGCATGTCAAGGAACTGGCAGAAGGGTACTCTCAAGGGATGCGTTTTACACAGCCTATCTTATTGGGAGCGGCTATTCTAATGGTGCTTCCCGGCCTCATGGTATTACTTTGTGTAACTTTAAAAGCGCGGGCAAATCGTCTTGTGAACATCATCATAGGCATGTTCCATATTCTTGTACTTATCGCCACACAGTTCATAGGCGAGCAAGACTTGTGGTTTTATTGGCGGTTTTATGAGTTATTGGAATTGATTTTACTGTTTCTGATTATCAGATTGGCATGGAAGTGGCCAAGCACGGAATAG
- the fbaA gene encoding class II fructose-bisphosphate aldolase, protein MSHNIKPGVATGDEVQAIFKHAKENGYALPAVNVVGSNTTNAVMETAASLNSPVIIQFSNGGAQFNAGKGLSNENQKAAILGAVAGAKHVHQLAEAYGATVILHTDHCAKKLLPWIDGLLDASEAHFKATGKPLFSSHMIDLSEEPIEENIEICKGYLERMSKMGMTLEIELGVTGGEEDGVDNTDIDDSKLYTQPEEVAYAYEELSKISHRFTVAAAFGNVHGVYKPGNVKLTPKILKNSQEFVSEKYGVGYNHIDFVFHGGSGSTLEEIREAIGYGVIKMNIDTDLQYAFLEGVRDYIQGKADYLQAQIGNPDGDDQPNKKFYDPRVWLREGEKTFVARLKKAFEDLNNVNTL, encoded by the coding sequence ATGTCCCACAATATTAAGCCAGGCGTTGCTACGGGCGATGAAGTTCAAGCGATTTTTAAACATGCCAAGGAAAACGGATATGCCCTTCCAGCCGTAAACGTGGTTGGGTCCAATACCACAAATGCCGTAATGGAGACCGCTGCTTCATTGAATTCCCCTGTTATCATTCAATTTTCAAACGGAGGAGCACAGTTCAATGCAGGAAAGGGACTTTCCAACGAAAACCAAAAAGCTGCCATTTTGGGAGCCGTGGCAGGTGCCAAGCATGTGCACCAATTGGCTGAAGCTTATGGAGCCACCGTGATTTTGCATACCGATCACTGTGCCAAAAAACTATTGCCTTGGATTGATGGGCTTTTGGATGCCAGTGAAGCACATTTTAAAGCTACTGGAAAACCGTTGTTCAGTTCACACATGATCGATTTGTCTGAAGAACCCATTGAGGAGAACATTGAAATCTGCAAAGGATACTTGGAGCGTATGAGCAAAATGGGTATGACCTTGGAAATTGAATTGGGTGTCACCGGTGGTGAAGAAGACGGTGTGGACAATACCGATATTGACGATTCAAAACTGTACACCCAGCCCGAAGAAGTGGCCTATGCCTACGAAGAACTTTCCAAAATCAGTCACAGATTTACCGTGGCCGCTGCTTTTGGAAACGTACACGGTGTGTATAAGCCAGGAAACGTAAAATTGACGCCAAAAATCTTGAAGAATTCCCAAGAATTCGTATCCGAAAAATACGGTGTGGGGTACAATCATATCGATTTTGTGTTCCACGGCGGTTCGGGTTCCACTTTGGAGGAAATCAGGGAAGCCATCGGATACGGTGTCATTAAAATGAATATCGATACCGATTTGCAATATGCATTCTTGGAAGGTGTTCGTGATTACATCCAAGGAAAAGCGGATTACCTTCAGGCCCAAATAGGAAACCCTGATGGAGATGATCAGCCCAACAAAAAATTCTACGACCCAAGGGTTTGGCTCAGAGAAGGTGAAAAAACTTTTGTGGCACGCCTAAAAAAGGCCTTTGAAGATTTGAATAACGTCAATACCTTGTAA
- a CDS encoding porin family protein: MKNVFLLFSLLVLACSTSLAQLSDDRILNLQNEDKRFLNWGYYLGFNQYDFQFEYKNDIGRDVLVDKSFGFNVGLIGEMRINEFLDTRFEPGLLYTARTLGFPGFTDQADALREVRSTYIRFPLLLKASTKRFGNWKPFIIGGVYTSLNLGSKEDSLDDNSSGEFRMKKNVYGYELGFGIDFYTEYFKFTPSIRGVFALSDELVPDDDPNSPWTGNINAMRTRGIFINFTFE; this comes from the coding sequence ATGAAAAACGTCTTTCTTCTGTTCAGTTTGCTGGTATTGGCATGCTCAACTTCCTTGGCCCAGTTATCCGATGACCGTATTCTCAATCTTCAGAATGAGGACAAGAGGTTCTTGAATTGGGGGTATTACCTGGGTTTCAACCAATACGATTTTCAATTTGAATACAAAAATGATATCGGCAGGGATGTCTTGGTCGACAAAAGCTTTGGATTCAATGTGGGATTGATAGGCGAAATGCGCATCAACGAATTTTTGGATACCCGTTTTGAGCCAGGACTGCTCTACACCGCAAGAACTTTGGGCTTTCCAGGGTTTACGGATCAGGCTGATGCGCTTAGAGAGGTGCGCTCCACATATATTCGATTTCCTTTGCTCCTCAAAGCCAGCACCAAGCGTTTTGGCAATTGGAAACCTTTCATTATTGGGGGTGTGTACACTTCCCTGAATTTGGGAAGCAAAGAAGACAGTTTGGACGATAACAGTAGTGGAGAATTCAGAATGAAAAAGAACGTTTATGGCTATGAGTTGGGCTTTGGTATCGATTTTTACACCGAATACTTTAAGTTCACACCTTCCATCCGTGGCGTTTTTGCCCTTTCCGATGAGTTGGTTCCGGATGATGACCCAAACAGTCCTTGGACTGGAAACATCAATGCCATGCGTACCCGGGGAATTTTTATCAATTTTACGTTTGAATAA